TTGTATATATTATGTTTCTCAAACTAAAGCAACCATTCGATTTTAGATTCTTGATCTTTTGGAGATGATGCATATTCCAGGTGTTTCTGAGTATTGAGTGTAATCCTTTTCATCTTACTGTTTGTTTCCTTTAACTATAATATGGTATGGTAAATCTCCCTCCCTCGAACTACCCCGTACCCAGACAAGGCATGTTCTGTTCCACATTCACCGATTACCTGGAGATTGAACCAGGTGCTACATCACAGATGATCTACTCTACTCGAAAATGTACTCTACTCGAAAATGTCTAGGCCAAGTTGCAAAATTCACTTGTCAATTCTTGTTTGAggtaaattttggttttttttcatttctactTAAATAAAACAGCCAAGATGTTTAACAAGTCTATGGATATTTGTAACTGTTCAAGTCTActgctaacatatattgtcctctcaaGTCTACtactaacatatattgtcctctctctaacatatattgtcctctcaaGTCTACtactaacatatattgtcctctctctaacatatattgtcctctctttgggcttttcttccccgtttttaaaatgagttaatttgagagaagttttcacacctttataaagaaagGTTTCATTCCATCTCCAAtcgatcccacatcaattggagagagaaacaagtgCCAATGAGGTGAGAAGAGAGTGGATTGCAAGATCCCAGATCGgctgggaggagaacaaaacattgattataaaaatatagaaacttctccttatcaaacacgttttaaagcagaaccttgagggaaagcccgaaaggaaaagcccaatttttataagagtgtggaaacttctcctagcatatgtattttaagaaccttgaggggaagcccgaaaggaaaagcccaaagaaaacaatatcagctagcagTGGAACGTTTCCACTAGGCAGAGAGCAAATCAATTTTGAGTAAAGTCCACAGAACTGAGTTTCCTATTAATCTAACGACCAGTGCACACCAAACTTCATGATAATGTGAGATTGCTTGGTCTGGGAGAAAGACATAGGACAAGCAAAACTTCAACTTTTGCTTCTATTGGAGGATATGTGGCAGCCAACAATAAAATatccaaatcaagaaaaagcTAGGCAAATTTCCATTCCTAATAACTCAAAGCTTGTTCAGCAATTTCATAAGCTCAGATAAAGAATCATTGTTTAAGATGCAATTCCAGAGGATCTAAAGCAAAACAGAGCACAAATTCATGAACAATCCAAATCCCTGACCTGAAGCAAAACCGAAGATGAACTTGTTCCAGTTTGCCTGTGttctttcttcccttcctTCACTAATCTTCAACATGGAACAAAGAAATAGAAACACTTCCAAAAGGAatctcaaataaatgaaagttcATCCAGATAAATTCTTTTGTTTGCACGTATCACATAAGCTgaagaggaaaataaataaaagaaccaAAGTGTCCAAATGTCGTAAACAATTATGAAATGTTAATAAAACTCATGAAGAAACTACAGACTACCAGTAGAGCTCTGCAGAAGGGTGCAGATATATACACAATTCAAGCAGACGATTGAAAATACCAACAGAATTAGTCTACTTGATTGTGACGAACTTATTAGTACCATGTCGTGCCCAGTGAGACCTCAAATCGATCGGGTTAGCAAAATTATAGCCATCAGCTGCTAGTTTCTCGAGTACCTTCTTAAACGCACCCTGACTCATTTTTCGCCCAGCTATCCTCGCACCTCGCCTTTTGTCACTCATGGGCAAAGGATAAGTCGATATGTTGGTAGTACAACAAGCAGACTGCCAACCACCACATCCCCACCTATAACATTGATGAGGAGAACCAGTGCAAGAGCAAACCGGGATCGGAATACCTGAAATGTCCATAtcaataccatttataacaagaTCAATATTCTTCTTCGGTGGTTTTGCACGAGGCACGGCGGTGCTAGTATCTTTCAGTTTCCTCGGTTTTTTAGCTTTAGGAGTTTTGGGGCCAGTCTCACTACTCTGTCTTTTCTTAGCTTTCCCACCTTCCTTCTTAACTGGAGGCTCTTCAACTCTATTTGCTACTAGTTCATCCCTAGATGAAGAGGGTGGCTGCAAGATCTGCAAGGAGTGAGCTCCTGAAGTTTCTGGAAGAACAGGATAATTGTGATTGGCAGGTAACATATTGAGAAACCTATCTCTGGGGTTACCTCCCCAATTATCCCTAATATAGTTCATATGAACCGGTGCTTCAGAGACAACGCAATCTCGAGGATGGAACGTTGGGTTCGCATTCACCATAACAGAAGGATCACGGCCgggtaagaaatgtttcatgtCCCGCTCAGTAATTGGGGACATGAGCTGCAGGCCAAGATGGCCTTTAAAGGACGGCTCATAATAGCCCCAATTGCGCATGTTCAACGCATCATCATCCATGAGAACTACACATCAAACATAACAACAATGAGAGAAAAGTTCTTAGGTTTTGAACCTTCCCAATAGCAGTACTTGGATGGCGATTGTTCAACCACATCATAATGGCTCGCAAAtgaaaacaaatcaaacaacaaaagatccaaaagggaaaaataacaAGACAATTAATAGGATCAATTAAGGAGAAGCAGCTccgaaattgaaaatttattatcaaACGATTTAGACACTAATTTTATAGATCGACCTTCTAAATATTCCGTAGTAAAACAGAATTCCAGATCCAACATTCAATTCAAcaaagaagacaaaagaagaaacatcCAATCGAGAAAATTAGGGCAAGGATCTCATTCCCGCGGCCCAGGAAATCAAAACTGGTTCTCATTTACAACATTGCAAGCAAATAGAAGCCCTAAACGGAGATTCACAAAAGTCAAAAACCCCCcgaaagagaacaaaacttGAGAAATCAGAGACCCATGATGCAGAACGCacaaaaaattagggtttccaaaatACTGAAATCCCAAAAACCACAGATCTGAGGAAAATTGCAGCAGAAAATCAGGAaatcacaaaaacaaaagaagaagcaaatGCATATTTATATGGGGTTGCAGATAACAGGGGTAATAGTACAAGAAGGACCCATATATTCAAactcgagagagagagagagagagagaaagaaagaaagagagaaggagagagaaaaagagagagaaagaaggggTCGGGGAGAGAGAGAACTTACTTGGGTGGGTGTAAACGTCTCTTTAGGGTTTTGCCCTtctggagagagagagagagacagagacagagaggagagaggagagaggagagaggagagaggagagagaaacctcagaaagagagagagatagagagaactgtgtgagagagagagagagagagagagagagagagagagctaaAAATGGGTATCTATCAAAGAAGTAGTTGTCGCTTTAAAAATAAGGTGAGAGGGAAAGGGTAACCAAAccaagtttataaatttatttatttatcccccaaataaaaataaaaataaaaataaaaataaaatNCCGAAATCCCAAAAACCACAGATCTGAGAAAAATTGCAGCAGAAAATCAGGAaatcacaaaaacaaaagaagaagcaaatGCATATTTATATGGGGTTGCAGATAACAGGGGTAATAGTACAAGAAGGNTGAAATCCCAAAAACCACAGATCTGAGGAAAATTGCAGCAGAAAATCAGGAaatcacaaaaacaaaagaagaagcaaatGCATATTTATATGGGGTTGCAGATAACAGGGGTAATAGTACAAGAAGGACCCATATATTCAAactcgagagagagagagagagagagaaagaaagaaagagagaaggagagagaaaaagagagagaaagaaggggTCGGGGAGAGAGAGAACTTACTTGGGTGGGTGTAAACGTCTCTTTAGGGTTTTGCCCTtctggagagagagagagagacagagacagagaggagagaggagagaggagagaggagagaggagagagaaacctcagaaagagagagagatagagagaactgtgtgagagagagagagagagagagagagagagagagagctaaAAATGGGTATCTATCAAAGAAGTAGTTGTCGCTTTAAAAATAAGGTGAGAGGGAAAGGGTAACCAAAccaagtttataaatttatttatttatcccccaaataaaaataaaaataaaaataaaaataaaataaaaataaaaataaaaccaaattgAAAAGCAAAATCCATTATCTTCCATACTTTTTATGTTTGAGATCAATTAATCACATGAGACACACCATAATTAAtccttttatttcttcttattctttccCTTCAAATTAATTGGAATGTTTAGTGAtgcaatttcaattattaaatcataaataattggTCTTCTCTACTAATATCATTTCCAAACCATAGACTTCCAAGTAAAACAATCAAAAGTCTACATTTTCAAATACCGTACGAGATCAATTATTCAACTAAAGCTTCTCCCCATTCTCCATTAACATTATTTTACATATGTTCTGCTTTCAAATGACTTCTTTCGGTTTAAATCATGAGATTCAAAGTTCAGAAAACTCATTATTCTTAGAGGAAATTACTTTCAAAAACTGTTGGTAGGTATTTAGAATAAGATTTCAGCATAAACATATACGTCCTAAGTGTGCATAATTGTCTCAATAACTTCTTGTACATTCAACATAGTTCAACCAAAACTATCGTGCGTGCATGGGAGGCCATCAAACAACCCTTTAGACTTACCCTTCCTGACTTTCAGTGTTATTTAGACTAACTTGTGCACTCGATAACTACTTGATctcaaataatatttgatcTCGAACAGATTCCATGAACTTGCAACCTAAAATACAAGTCAAGCCTTTagatgtaacagctcaagccgaagcccactgctagccgatattgttctctttgagttttcctttatggacttcccttcaagattttaaaacgcatatgttagggagaggttacccttataaagaatatttcgttcccttttccaaggtgggatctcacaatccaccctcttgggagcccaacgtccttattaGTACACCACCCGAtatctgactctaatactatttgtaacagtctaattTCActgctatcagatattgtccgctttgaatttttctctaagggagaggtttccacacccttataaataatgtttcgttcccctttccatcaaacgtgggatctcaaattAGACTATGGTTAACTTCAAAGGTATTTAGAATACCTACAGAAACCTAGTTCTTTCCATCTCATATAACAGAGTATTCTAACTACTGGCAGTATGAAGTAAGCATAACCCTTGCAATCATTTACTTTGTGAACTCTCTAATCCTCCTGTAATCTTTCACCTTCAAGCATAATCTATATTTCATCAATCAACTCTAGATTGAATATCAATGCTAAGGCAGTTTCCAGAATATCTCACTTCTATAATCAACAGAAAGGAATCAGTTGCTATTTTATACAAATGTCTCTCtgtaaaagaacaaaacccaTGAACAACAGCTAAACGTAaccaaaaacttgaaaaagaaattccaATTATGCCTTCTAACTTCAGAGACAAAGTTTCCTGGTGTCATAGGGGTGAATCAAATGCATGGACAAAAATGAGACCCATGGTCCTATTACCAGGGAATGTCTGAGAATAAGACAGCCTGTTGATAATACTCTGCAAGACTTCAATACAAACTAGAAGAAATTCCATAAAGAGTTATGCAATATCAACTACTAATAAGCATTACACCAACATAAACATgtcaaaatctaaataatcCTATCAAGAAATTCTATTGAATAAACGTTGGTaccattctttttctctatCAGTTGAGAGAGAGCAATTGAGGGTTGTAATTCCCAATTGCTTACGAGTTAATGTCTTCAGCTAAAAACTTTAGCAGATGAACATGTTATTACAAAAGagaatttataacaaaatatacATGAGCGGCCATCTCAGATGCCATGTCCCTGGATAGGCTGATTAAAATCACGATTACCATGATATTCAAGTCTTATATGACTTTctgtaaaaaggaaaaggttgacagagaaaaaatattgaataaattcATAGGGCAAACTGTTAGTTCTGTCTGTAACAGATGGCTAGATCATCCATTTACATTGagcaaaataaaagagaatgCAGAATGCCAAACCAGTTGACCTTCAACTAAATACTACCACCATATCATTCACTTTGGTGCTATTCTACATTCTATACTCAATTTTGAAGGAGTACACGGCAATGAACAAGTTAAATGATAAGTAGATAACTGATCCAAGACAAACATGGAAAGAAAATGGCATTAAGAAACAATCCAATAAATCACGAACTATTACAAAAGGAATCAGGATTGAAGAAGATGCAGATTTCGAAATTTCATAAACCCATGAACtataaagaacaaaagttACCAGCTATAGCTACCCCGAGATTGTTGCAAAAGGTCAGTCACAGATATATACATCTAAAACAAACTCAGCCCTCTAGCATCATACCCTGCTAGTCTACTTGATAGTGACGAACTTATTGGTCCCATGCCTTGCCCAATGGCTTCTTAAATCAATTGGGTTAGAGAAGTTATAACCTTGACCTGCTAGTTTCTCCAAAACCTTCTTAAAAGCACCTAGACTCATTTTTCGCCCAGCAATTCTTGCACCTCGCCGCTTCTCACTCATCGGCAAAGGATGTACAGACAAAGTTGTGGTACAACAAGCTGATTGCCAGCCACCATAGCCCCATCTATAACACTGATGAGGAGTTCCAGTGCAAGAGCATATAGGAATTGGGATACCAGAAATGTCCATATCCAGCCCGTTTATAACAAGATCCATCTTCTTTTTCGGTGCCTTCACTTGCTGAACTGAAGGATCATTATTTTTTGCCTTACGAGGCTTCTTTGGTTTTGGAACTTTTGGAGCACCTCCATTCTGTCGTTTCTTCAGTTGTTTAGATTCCTTCTCAGATGGTTCATCAATCCTACCAACCATTTCATCTATCGATGTGTCATGTGCTTGCAACATTTGCACAGGTTGCGCAGCCGAAGTTTCTGCATGAGTGGAATAACTTGGATTGGGAGGTAACATGTTGAGAAGCTTGTCTCTATTGTGATTTATCCATCCATCCCTGACCCAGTTTGTTGGTACTGATGGTTCAGAAACACCAGACCCCCGTGAATGAAACACACCATTCATGTTAATCATAGCAGAAGGGTTGCGTCCAGGCAGAAAATGCTTCATATCTTGCTCAAAAATTGTAGACATGAGCTGCAGGCGAAGCTGTGCTTTCCCAGACGGTTCATAGTAACCCCAATTACGCATGTTCAACGCATCGCCGTCCATTAGAACTAATGAGTAAACACAACAAGCAGAGATCACAAGTTAGATTCAAGAAACACCTAAGTTATAAACATATCAACGAGTGAGAGCTTGAAATAGTCATTAACATCGTGGAAATACAAGACGAAGACAAAcattaaaaacacaaaaattaagattacaaaagggaaggaaaaaaaaaaacagggacTTGAATCACCCAAGAAATAAAAGATCTAGGAAACAAAATGGATGGCATAAAAATAGCATCAGTTAGATATTCCTACAAAATACAAAGATTGACCTGCAGTCTGCAATTAAACTCctacaagaaaaacaaaggtaATCAAACAGTAAACCATCTTCCAAACGCAACAGTGAGAATTACAAATCAACTCCAGCAACACCCAAACGGGTGGATTTTAACACCAAACTCTtcatcaaaaactaaaaattaggGCTTCTACTAACTAAAATCCCAACTCCTTCCATAATCAAACATAGCGCGAAAGCAAAATCAACgataaacataaattaaaccgCTAAACATGGATTTGCAcaataaaccctaaaaacgATCCAAATTTTAGATTTCAAATTCCCATCATTCGATTACACAACCAAAATAGTCCAGAATCTCGACACATCAGAAGCCAacaaaaaatcttaaaaaaaaataaaggtaaaTACAAATAAAGGAAGCATAAAGCACAAATGGATATAGAAAGGgtatgtttatatataaatgtcAGTGATGGTCAAAGAGAACACAAGGACCCATatatttagagagagagagagagagagagacaagaggagagagaaaacttaCTCGGGTGAGTGTAACCGGCACTTTAGGGTTTTGCCGGAgcagagagaaacagagagaggagagagagagagaggaaagggCGTAAAAGGCAAAGACAAGAAAAGTGAGTGAAAAAAGAgaaggttgtttttttttttctaatatatatattatttatattattagtaaaagaaaattaagaaattagaaGTCGGCAAAGGCGAAGAAAAAATTGtaccaaataatattttcttaattttatcatatttttcctcttttttttttttctttttcaagaaaccataataatattttgttgattggttgtgttttaattttttttttttttttttttagaaaagaaaaaataattatttagcattttaaaaactattttaggAATGgtatctatattttttttaaaattttaaaatataaaagtaaaaactttgtattttttttttttaaataaagaagtataatatattataaatcaattaataataGTTGAGATTCCACCTTATATTTAATTCGTAACTACATAGTTTGCATTCACTTCTTAATCCTTTGTAACGTCTCGTTGGTAATTAAGATTACATCAGGTTTTTGATACTATCTGAGAAATTGATGTCTCTTAATTAAGCTCATACCACTGGTAGATATGGTTCTCTTTGGgctatgtgggatctcacaatccacccttttcagggcctaacgtcctcactcgtactcgttcctctctccaatcgatgtgggatcccacattcCACCCTCTCCCCTTCTGGGCTcagtgttctcgctgacacatcgttcagtgtctggctctaatatcatttgtaacggctcaagcccaccacgagtaaatattgtcttttttgggctttctcttaagcttcccctcaaggttttcaaaacgGGTCTGCTAGagtgaggtttccacacctttataaagaatgtttcgttcccctcttgatgtgggatctcacaagacATGACCAACTAACGAGTAATCTTTCTCATATTCTCGAAaactttaaaagattttttctcCTATTCTAGGCATACTAAGATAAACTTCATATCTCTCTCTCCcacttttctttcaaatactCGGAAGTTGCAATACGCTTAAGTGTCTTTATACTTCTCATtgttaaatctaaaaaaagtTTGTATCTCAAAAGGTCACTACCAACCGTTATAGAAAATACTCTCACTACTTCATTCTCTACGGGTAACATCACTCAAACCAAGTAGAGAATTCTCTTTGAGAGTTAACCAACGTTATCCAAGGGCAGGCTGGTTGATTAACAATGTCAATCACGTTGTCAGTTCCTTAATTATTACGACGTTTTCAACTTGTTCAAAGTCAACTGCTTCATATGCATAACTAACACGTGAACCCTCTTTTACTTCGTGCACTTGCATCAACATTATCTTTACTAAACTCGGAAAGCATTTGTACATCCTAACTCTTAGTTAGCTCCCACATCTATGCTAGCTCATGTTCAACTAGACAATAACAAAACCTTGAAAATTGGAGGTCAAAGGCAAGTCATTGGGGCATCTCGAGTTTCGTGCCTCGTTAAAAGAAGTTGAGCTCTGAGGAGTTTTATAGTCGATTTTGCTGTCATTTGGGCTGAGTGGTCCACATTATCCTGTTTTTGGGCCATCAAACAAAAGCctatttatgaacttttaacttttaattgaGCTATTAGAAGAAACATGTATGTGAGCTATAACACTCATGATGCAATTGAatcgttgattttgatgtgcTATGACTCGTTAAATGGATAAAACCATCGAAATGGTTAAATAGGCTCGACCCTATTTCATGTTGAAGTAAACATGTTCATGTTTATGAACacttgagattcgaatcattcCACAAACAAGATGGATCATGTCGAggttgaatgattctacatgcaacttaaactacataaaattggctaaagaaagcacaaatgatCCTTTGACtgtattttccaagtctacttagAAATACAACGTATATGACTTTATATAacctcaaaataaaactactaaaggcattccaagagttgtatcattcatactttataGTCATAATTAacatgtaaatgtaacctaaagtaaataaaaaatcttaaaatacataaatgaaatacaataactttaaattgctctaaattgtaatcttcccaaaatttataacaatgaaacttcatttttcttcaacgtggcatgaattgaaatctcttttgataatttcaacattttcttcacatcttcattgaaatatattgtatgattgatgtttcttggtttatatcatatttgaagACGATACCTTCGCCACTCCCTTTGAATTTGTGATAGGTTGTGCACGTGTATAACAACATGcatttaaaaagattaaaattattggTACAAGTATACACGGTTACAGTAGTAAGTAATAAGTAGAGTATTCAATCTTtggaaaactttttttttattacttttagtATTATGAGTTATAGATTATCATTATGTTGTCAtctgtattattttttttctaaaaatattaaatcttcgGTAGGTGGCTATCATATTTTCAACTCAT
This genomic window from Cucurbita pepo subsp. pepo cultivar mu-cu-16 chromosome LG01, ASM280686v2, whole genome shotgun sequence contains:
- the LOC111805873 gene encoding protein BASIC PENTACYSTEINE2-like translates to MDDDALNMRNWGYYEPSFKGHLGLQLMSPITERDMKHFLPGRDPSVMVNANPTFHPRDCVVSEAPVHMNYIRDNWGGNPRDRFLNMLPANHNYPVLPETSGAHSLQILQPPSSSRDELVANRVEEPPVKKEGGKAKKRQSSETGPKTPKAKKPRKLKDTSTAVPRAKPPKKNIDLVINGIDMDISGIPIPVCSCTGSPHQCYRWGCGGWQSACCTTNISTYPLPMSDKRRGARIAGRKMSQGAFKKVLEKLAADGYNFANPIDLRSHWARHGTNKFVTIK
- the LOC111779944 gene encoding protein BASIC PENTACYSTEINE2-like — encoded protein: MDGDALNMRNWGYYEPSGKAQLRLQLMSTIFEQDMKHFLPGRNPSAMINMNGVFHSRGSGVSEPSVPTNWVRDGWINHNRDKLLNMLPPNPSYSTHAETSAAQPVQMLQAHDTSIDEMVGRIDEPSEKESKQLKKRQNGGAPKVPKPKKPRKAKNNDPSVQQVKAPKKKMDLVINGLDMDISGIPIPICSCTGTPHQCYRWGYGGWQSACCTTTLSVHPLPMSEKRRGARIAGRKMSLGAFKKVLEKLAGQGYNFSNPIDLRSHWARHGTNKFVTIK